The region gatttgggaatcgaacccacctctacagccgagggagtggaccccgttccagcctcgtaccacttttcaatccaagccggacttccgggggtggcagctaatcacgctaaccacttcaccacagaggcgaacacgattgttcttcttcttttattattactattattattattattattattattattattattattattattattattattattattattattattatttgcaaccctTAAATATCCTTATAACTGTATGAagacatctgtaacctttatttacaatcacgttaatgtgattaccccaatgaagatatttccacatattaacccctaggtacttacGGTGATTCCCATGAggtattttcaccccatcaacacagtaattcaaactgaggggacttttcctgttCGTgagacaacctgacttttcattccgttTACCATCGTACCATAGTTTGCTGTCAATCTCATAACTTTGTTGGAGTTTTCTTGTGGTCGCTCACAATGCTgcattattactctatacagtatatcatcatccgcaaaagggCTTTTCTGTGATTCCAGCTCTTTAATCACATCTTATCTATATTTACAATTTGccatacgtcgcactgacacagataggtcttatggcgaaaatgggataggaaagggctaggagcgtcaaggaagcgatcgtggacttaattaaggtagtcccagcattttcctggtgtgaaaatgggaaactacggaaaactaccttcaggggtgctgacagtggggttcgaaccatataagaaaacataacagtCAAATAAACTGCTATGCAGATCTCATGGTTCACCTATtataattctcagagttctatttcctagaaatttagccacccattcaaacactcttttgtctagtccaatagccctcattttcgtcagtagtctccgaTGATACCCCATCAAAAGTCTTGAGTACGTCAATAGTGACAGAGTCCATAGTCCATATCACCTAAATCCAAAATATCTTCTAGGgatatcttgctgcaatcctacaagatGAGAAAGAAAAActcaatttttaaaatttcctcAAGATTTAGTTGGAAAATGGCCAGTGTGGCAAATCTGATTTAGTGTGCATCAATGGTAagggaatattttaaaatgttagttTGTGTAATAACATGGATGAGCGATGAGAAACAACAATTAGGTTTGATTGCGTGGCCTGGAGCCGGTAGGGGTGAGATGTAATAATTATGTCTCGCGTTGCCTTTTTTTAGAAACCAGATAACCCTTCCACAAGTAGTGATTCTTTTCGTCTTATATGTACACACTTGGCTTACATTTTTTTCCCCTTCCTTATGTTTTTGTTTAATCCCATGCATATGAAGTTTTTTGTCTCAAGTTCGGCAAGTAGAGCCAATTCTGTTAAGATTCGGATATATTTTTTTTACTTCCGGCACGCCCAAAATGCCTTTAAAGGTTAGCCTATTATTCCACCTACTAGTGGACACGCCTACTCGCTCCCCGTGTAACAAAATGTGTTTTACTCCAATGTGTCGATTTGCTATATATTTACGTTGTATCATACAGTATGATAAACAATCGACGACTACCTCAAACTTTTATCACGTATTATACGCTTCTGAGCCTTAACAGAGTTACAAGTCTTCATGATCTGTTAACAATAAATGACCTCAGATGAAGTATAGCAACTAAAAACatttggcagcggtgggattcgaacccacgccctttcggactggtgcctaaaaccagcgccttagaccgctcggccacgctaccacTGGTACACAATTCTGTAAGAAGCGCATAAGAGAAAGCGCTCCTGCTTATCCATGAAGCTGTGACCTTGTTTATGAAGCTGTTCTATTGTAGACAGCGATCCAAGTGGCGTATAAAACAAACTACTGCCGTGTGCTACGAAAGACAACTACTGTCAAACGTGAAATGTCAACAGATACGGCTTTAGCTCCGTAGCAGCTGGATCTGTGGAGTAGTTACCTCTCTTCAGTGATTTACATAACACGTGTAACATAGTACAAGTGTCAAACATGTCGGAATTAGAAAGTATTAAGAAAACCTTAGTACAGTATGATCAGGAACATATTCTCCAGTTTTGGGATATCATATCTAGTGACGAGAGAGATCAATTACTTCAAGATATTCGAGAAATCGACGTGGCAGAGGTGGCTTCGTTTTTTAAAACTGCTGTGGCATCATTAAATGAGGATGGAGCAAAATTGGACGATCGTTTGAAGCCTATACCACCTGAGTCATATGGATCAGTGAAGAGGTCTTCTGAAAGTGAACTTCAATGTTATGAGGAAGAAGGTCTGAGACAAATTTCAGAAGGAAGAGTTGGTGTTTTGTTGATGGCAGGAGGGCAAGGTACCAGATTGGGTGTCACTCATCCAAAAGGTATGTTTGATGTTGGACTTCCATCTCGTAAAACATTATATCAGATTCAAGCTGAGCGAATCATAAAACTAGAGAATCTTGCTTATGAATTTACTGGTAAACGTAATAACATTACTTGGTACATCATGACTAGTGAAGCTACTATGCAGCCCACAGAAGAATTCTTTGCCAAACATCATTATTTTGGATTAAAGGAAGAAAATGTTGTGATATATGAACAAGGTCTTCTACCATGCTTTACTTTTGATGGCAAAATTATAATGGACCAAAAATACAAAGTAGCCAGAGCTCCTGATGGAAATGGTGGAATTTATCGAGCACTGAGGGATAAAGGTATTTTGGATGATATGGAGAGACGAGGTGTAAAATATCTTCATGCTCACAGTGTTGACAATATTCTGGTTAAAGTTGCAGATCCTGTATTTATTGGATATTGTGTACTTCGAGGTGCAGATTGTGGTGCTAAAGTGGTTGAGAAAGAAAATCCTACCGAAGCTGTTGGTGTAGTTTGTCAGGTCGATGAACGTTTTAAAGTGGTGGAGTACAGTGAAATAACACAAAAGACTGCTGAACGAGTTGATAACGATGGCAGGTTAACATTTAGAGCAGGTAACATATGCAATCATTTCTTCACAACAGAATTCCTTCGTAAAATTGGAAATGATTTTGAAGACAAACTGATACTCCATGTAGCTAAGAAGAAAATTCCATTTGTTGATACAGATGGGCAAAGGTACAAACCAGAAAAGCCAAATGGTATCAAGATGGAAAAGTTTGTTTTTGATGTCTTCCCATTTGCTGATAATTTTCTTACTTGGGAAGTGAACAGAAATGAAGAATTCAGTGCACTTAAAAACTCAGACGAAGTTGCTGATAAGGATAATCCAACAACCGCGAGGAACGACCTTTATGCTCTTCATTGCCGTTACATCATTGATGCTGGTGGGAAGATCTGCTGTTCTAAGGGATCTGTACCAGTGTGTGAAATCTCTCCCCTTGTCTCTTATGCGGGAGAAGGCCTTGAATGTTTGGTTGCCAACAAGACTCTCAAAGCTCCGGTCCTGCTCAGGCATCCCACCGAGGAGAAGAATGTGGCTATAACTAACGGTACAAATGGTTGTTCCAAGGATGACCACTGAACAAGAAAGGTAGTAGAAGTATTCAGTTTTATGAATATTGATAGGGTGCCTAGTTCCTAACTAAATGGGCAAGTAATTTTCCAAAATTATTTTTAGAGTTAGtgcatatttttttgaaattttatgtTTTCATTCAGACAAAAGAGTGGGtggttgcctttttttttttacctagtaGCTCTGTGAGATAGGTATGAAGCAAGCTATTATGACCTCTACATTCTTCTTATTTTAACTCACTCAAGGCTAACTTTCTTGATTGGTAATATGAAAAAGAGAAAGTGGGCTGTACCGTTACAGGCCAGCTATGTGGAGTACAGGTATTTCATAATCCTCTCTGTCTGCTCTTACAGCTTATTAAACAAGGAAGTAGTTGAAAACCGAAAGTACCCTTTCTTTTCTGCTCCCTAAAGACAATAATAAATCTTAGACTTCAgatacatttttctctttttaattGCTCATAATCTTAAATTTGGTGTTGGCTCTgttttgtgtgtatatatatgacattttttttaaaaagacaGTGTTGTGTTGAAAaagtattattatataatatttttaattattttctaaATATATGTATACATTCAAAGACCATGTTGAAGCCAAAACAAATCAAATACCAGttaatttaaatattaattttattatggcTTTTAGCATGGAAAAGAGATTAGATATGAAAAGTCCTACATACGTTACCATATTTTAAATTAGTACACATGAATTATAAATGCCTTAGAGCCTATAGCTAGAGTTAATGAatcaaaaatgtgtatataaattTTTTGTACATTTGACTATGTATCTTATGGTAcatatttaaatattataaaaGTATAAATGTTAATATATCTTCTATTGAAGTTATGCTATACTGAGTTTAATGAAGTCAGTTTTATGACGCACATAATAATTATGATGATAGCTTTTTCAGCACAGAGCTGGTGCTATGTCCTGcctttctttgttattttaaggaatattttaattGACAATATCTGGCAGATGTTCAATATTTTATAAATTGTTCGTGAATAGCAGCAGCTCTTGTCGTGTGTTGTGTTTTAAAATCGAAGGAGTAAGAGTTGtgcatatttatttttcattattattgttcagACTGAATTTTAGCCTAGTATATGTAATGGAATTTCATAGCAATGAAAATATGTGTGGTATTTGAGATAAATAATATGTGTATATAGAGCATCGGTGGCTGTGTACTTAGTTCTTCTTACGTTTTCTGTCCTCTGCCTGTTGCATTTTATATGATAATTTATTCTTAATGGTGCTAGTTTTGATTCTTGCCATGATTTATATAGCCtatattttgttattatatgtcTTCTAGTTTGTGAGTAGCTTGTGCagatttttaaattgtttttaatatatatatacatatattgtaGCGTGTTTCTGTGACATATAGGTAAATCCGATTATAGTGAAGAGAAAAATGACCATTTTAAAGGATAAAAGACATTTTCTTTTTTGTATAATGTTGATTTTGCGTTggaaatgtaaattattttatacAGTTGAAAAGAAATTTAGTAAACCCATTGGTTTTTGATCTATATATAATCTTTTAATtccatatcgtcgcttaagaatggTGACCTTGTATCTGCAACTTTtgtgaaataatattttattatttcgttGTAGCTATACAAAGCCTTTGGATAATTCTGTGGAGACCTTGTAAAAAAATACTAGTTGAATCGCTTAAAATGAATCAAACTGCCATCTCTTATATTGTGAGATTTGTTTGTAGGTACTTCTTAAGTGAAAATCttaaaagaacaaaattaattttGTGCTAATTAATATGATTATCAAATTGAATTCATAATTTGTAATTAGCgcaattttgttttcaattttcaattatagTGCTGATTTCcactctcctgtaaaattaggCTGTTGTTTCATACAAGATCTCCATTCATAAGTTATAATACACATCTTATCCTAATCAAACCTGTGAGAACTTGAGTGGCTATGTGAATGAAGTATAACGTTGACAAACTGCTAATACTGATGAGAGAAATTTATTGCAAGGAGTGTCTAAAAAGTACTGTGAATGGACTAATATCATAATGGAACGGACAACAGCACTGTATGTAGTTCACAATTGTAGTCTTCACCTTATCAATACCCGGTATTTGTTACAATTGCAAGTtatgtatttaaatttaaaattacattacaATCGCAGGACTTGTTTCAGTCTCACTGGgaatcatcttcagctgctgaacaTATCATTAACATAAATTGTCAAAATAGCAGATACATTGATTTAAAACATTAATCTATCTAAGATTCATGTGGAGTTCTAAATCCTAATAGTAAAGTATAACAATAACAGATTAAAATAGTGAATTTGATGTCGAAAATTGTTACTTGTGGTTCACGTGCACTGTCTTGCACTGGATGTTGTTTAACTAGAAGTTCACATGAATAGTCTTATGTTCTAACAAGGgcacccatacccgggggcaaggtggggccacgGCCCCCCTCTGGCTCttagggaaaggcaaaaatctaatgtagtcaggtgtttttctttcaagaaagtgatttaaaagtcggtattacataGAAGGGGTACTACCGCCCCGCACCAACaagcaggtgataccgtggatgttattctaccgcggaatacaagccgccattcatcttccaaaatattaaaactactacatacccccaggtctagccccccccccccccccctctacaaactgtcatatgggtgccCATGTGTTCTAACGCTAATAGTGTTTTATGTTACCATTTGGTGAGAAAGCACCTCCAACAATTATTGAGTGgtgcaaataaaaaatatttttttaaatataaactttCTCACCAAATGGTGACATAAAACACTATTAGTCTTAGAACACAAGACTATGCATATGAACTTCAAGTTAAACAACATCCAGTGCAACATCATAATTAGAATGTAAGACTGTGCAattccgcctcagtggtgtagaagttagtgtgattagctgccacccccggaggcccaggttcggtttccggctctgccacaaaatttgaaaagtggtacgagggctggaacggggtccactcagcctcggggggtcagctGAGTAAACgtgtgttcaattcccacctcagccatcctggaagtggttttccatggtttcccacttctcctccaggcaaatgccgggatggtacctaactaaaggccatggccacttccttccctcttcattgtccatcccttccaattttcccatgcccccgcaagggccctgttcatcatagcaggtgaggccgcctgggcgagacactggttatcctccccagttgtatcccccgacccagtctgcagctccaggacactgcctttgaggcgatagaggtgggatctctcgctgagtctgagggaaaaaccaaccctggagggtaaacagttaaagaaGTAGACTGTGCAAGTGAATCTCACGCAAAAATAAATTTCGACATCAAATTCACTGTTTTAATTATtaggctatcattaagcaatgaaaatggcaGGAACAGTTCTTCGGCCATTGCTGATTGCTCAGTTTTGGACTGCTtccgtaaactttactccgaaggagttatgaggtttcctttgcccagcgacgatatgAATCTTAGATAGAGTATTGTTTTAAATTGATGTATCTGCTATTTTGACAATTTATGTTAATGATATGTTTAGCAAATGAAGATGATCCCCGGCGGGATCAAAACTAGTTCTGCGattgtaatgtatttttaaatttaaatacctaCACTTGTAATGTAacaagtactga is a window of Anabrus simplex isolate iqAnaSimp1 chromosome 13, ASM4041472v1, whole genome shotgun sequence DNA encoding:
- the mmy gene encoding UDP-N-acetylhexosamine pyrophosphorylase, with protein sequence MSELESIKKTLVQYDQEHILQFWDIISSDERDQLLQDIREIDVAEVASFFKTAVASLNEDGAKLDDRLKPIPPESYGSVKRSSESELQCYEEEGLRQISEGRVGVLLMAGGQGTRLGVTHPKGMFDVGLPSRKTLYQIQAERIIKLENLAYEFTGKRNNITWYIMTSEATMQPTEEFFAKHHYFGLKEENVVIYEQGLLPCFTFDGKIIMDQKYKVARAPDGNGGIYRALRDKGILDDMERRGVKYLHAHSVDNILVKVADPVFIGYCVLRGADCGAKVVEKENPTEAVGVVCQVDERFKVVEYSEITQKTAERVDNDGRLTFRAGNICNHFFTTEFLRKIGNDFEDKLILHVAKKKIPFVDTDGQRYKPEKPNGIKMEKFVFDVFPFADNFLTWEVNRNEEFSALKNSDEVADKDNPTTARNDLYALHCRYIIDAGGKICCSKGSVPVCEISPLVSYAGEGLECLVANKTLKAPVLLRHPTEEKNVAITNGTNGCSKDDH